One Candidatus Nanopelagicales bacterium genomic region harbors:
- a CDS encoding patatin-like phospholipase family protein: protein MPRIGLVLGGGGFTGTAFHAGVITALAREGQWDARGAEVIVGTSAGSTSAALLRAGFPPLDYVGRVCGHPVSDEARVVLAGIGRVPDPPRRPPWRLRPASPDLLRRIVRKPLGYAFGTAIAAALPEGTVPVTAVSPGFGPLFETWPTREMWIGAVNLETGRRAAFGRDATASVAEAVAASCAIPGYFQPVTIDGDRYVDGGAHSLHSLDLVAGLGLDLVIVSAPLATTDWLAPDPGNLPRIAARRQLEREASVVRRAGTPVLIIAPDAGLRRLMGTNSMVLAKRARVALATQTHVTRLLRQGRILI, encoded by the coding sequence ATGCCTCGGATAGGCCTGGTCCTTGGAGGTGGCGGATTCACCGGCACCGCCTTCCACGCCGGTGTCATTACCGCCCTCGCCCGTGAAGGCCAGTGGGACGCCCGCGGTGCCGAAGTGATCGTTGGAACATCAGCCGGATCGACTTCAGCGGCGCTGCTCCGCGCGGGCTTCCCCCCGCTGGACTATGTCGGCCGGGTCTGCGGGCATCCGGTTTCGGACGAAGCGCGCGTTGTTCTGGCCGGGATCGGACGGGTCCCAGATCCGCCGCGAAGACCACCCTGGCGGCTCAGGCCAGCATCGCCCGACCTTCTGCGGCGGATAGTGCGAAAGCCTCTCGGGTACGCCTTCGGGACGGCCATCGCAGCCGCACTCCCCGAAGGAACCGTCCCGGTGACGGCAGTCAGCCCAGGATTCGGGCCACTGTTCGAGACTTGGCCGACGCGCGAGATGTGGATCGGCGCGGTGAACCTGGAGACGGGCCGCCGGGCAGCGTTTGGGCGCGACGCAACCGCCTCAGTCGCTGAGGCCGTCGCTGCTTCCTGCGCGATTCCCGGCTACTTCCAGCCAGTGACGATCGACGGTGATCGCTACGTTGACGGCGGCGCCCACTCGTTGCACAGCCTGGACCTCGTCGCTGGTCTAGGGCTGGACTTGGTCATCGTCTCTGCCCCGCTGGCAACCACCGATTGGCTCGCGCCGGATCCGGGTAACCTGCCGCGCATTGCCGCGAGACGGCAGTTGGAGCGGGAAGCCTCGGTCGTACGCCGCGCTGGAACGCCTGTGCTGATCATCGCGCCTGACGCCGGGTTGCGCAGGCTCATGGGTACCAACTCCATGGTTCTGGCCAAGCGCGCCCGCGTTGCGCTCGCCACGCAGACTCATGTAACCCGCCTGCTGCGCCAAGGTCGGATCCTGATTTGA
- a CDS encoding LCP family protein: MSPDEPVTEPPTSPLKRRWPKIVGVTAVVIAGVLVLVAAVSAFLLNRLAGNIRSFEASTDERPQDYEPVNLLLMGSDTRGGRGNMKYGSDDGRDGERSDTTILLHISADRSRALAVSIPRDTWVRMPACASPNGAFDRFNHAFEEGGAGCTVDLVKKMTGVPIHHAVVVDFRGFKRVVDAMGGVEVCSTRPIDDKDSKLHLPAGTTIVDGETALGFVRVRKSVGDGSDIDRIKRQQAFLSSAIRQATSKQLLLNPVKLYKMLDAATGALKVDKGLDEVSEMRDFASSVRGIEPHDITFVTMPFLWRNDANIDPDRATARAIWKAIKNDTPWPPPVSVGPDGKKVTVPADQILVRVVNASSIPSKTKTVPVRLRALGFQVTDVSTARTRAVTRVLYPPGQEAAARTVAFAAGNAELVSSPSVEVITLQIGEDFAGVADRIVVAKPKGAPVANPQTKPITANEVICAD; the protein is encoded by the coding sequence ATGTCGCCTGATGAACCGGTGACTGAACCTCCCACGTCGCCCCTGAAACGTCGCTGGCCGAAGATCGTTGGCGTCACCGCTGTGGTTATCGCCGGAGTCCTCGTGCTGGTCGCCGCAGTGTCGGCGTTTCTACTGAACCGGCTCGCCGGCAACATCCGATCTTTCGAGGCCTCGACAGACGAACGGCCTCAGGACTACGAGCCCGTCAACCTGCTCCTCATGGGCAGCGATACGCGCGGCGGGCGCGGAAACATGAAATACGGATCCGATGACGGGCGCGACGGTGAGCGAAGCGACACGACGATCCTGCTGCATATCTCAGCGGACCGCAGCCGAGCCCTGGCCGTGAGCATTCCACGCGACACGTGGGTGAGGATGCCAGCTTGCGCCAGTCCAAACGGAGCGTTTGACAGGTTCAACCACGCGTTCGAAGAAGGGGGCGCTGGGTGCACGGTTGATCTGGTGAAGAAGATGACCGGAGTGCCGATCCATCACGCCGTCGTGGTCGACTTCCGCGGATTCAAGCGCGTAGTAGATGCCATGGGCGGGGTCGAAGTCTGCTCGACCCGCCCCATCGACGACAAAGACTCCAAGTTGCACCTGCCGGCCGGCACGACGATCGTTGATGGCGAAACAGCCCTGGGCTTCGTCCGCGTCCGCAAGTCCGTGGGCGACGGGTCTGACATCGACCGGATCAAGCGCCAACAGGCTTTCCTGTCTTCCGCCATACGCCAGGCAACAAGCAAGCAACTACTCCTCAACCCCGTGAAGCTGTACAAGATGCTCGATGCCGCCACGGGCGCACTCAAAGTGGACAAGGGCCTTGATGAAGTCTCGGAGATGAGGGACTTCGCCAGCAGCGTCCGGGGCATCGAACCGCACGACATCACCTTCGTCACGATGCCGTTCCTGTGGAGGAACGACGCGAATATCGATCCCGACCGCGCGACAGCCAGGGCGATCTGGAAGGCGATCAAGAACGACACGCCTTGGCCACCACCAGTCAGCGTCGGACCCGACGGCAAGAAGGTGACAGTCCCCGCTGACCAGATCCTCGTGCGAGTGGTCAACGCATCCAGCATCCCCTCTAAGACCAAGACCGTGCCGGTCCGACTCAGAGCCCTGGGATTCCAGGTCACGGACGTCTCCACAGCGAGGACGCGTGCGGTGACACGAGTTTTGTACCCGCCGGGCCAAGAGGCGGCCGCACGAACAGTCGCTTTCGCCGCCGGGAACGCTGAACTCGTGTCCTCGCCGTCCGTCGAAGTGATCACCTTGCAGATCGGCGAGGACTTCGCCGGAGTCGCTGACAGGATCGTCGTGGCCAAGCCCAAGGGGGCGCCCGTCGCCAATCCCCAGACAAAGCCAATCACCGCGAACGAAGTGATCTGCGCCGACTGA
- a CDS encoding TIGR03089 family protein, whose translation MAGIFDSLRIAARTSGSRPLVTWLGPDGQRSELSVSALLNSAIKTANLLGDVYELGPGDTITLRLPHHWQVPVWLSAIDVVGAHVILLPPGAPAPHCTATVDADPRHAVESSARLAVAVSTHPLGLPGDVPEGVIDHAREMLGQPDELVTELSDGLRLTTTDQGTLSGADIVELARGPCRDLGARGRLLSAVPPWTTPGVLAAWAVPILAESCVVLADAAAGPIAESERITHIARNHGGTLKVTQWDRTTTG comes from the coding sequence GTGGCAGGAATCTTCGACTCGCTCCGCATTGCTGCGAGAACCAGCGGATCCAGGCCCCTCGTGACGTGGCTTGGCCCGGACGGGCAACGTTCCGAGCTTTCGGTCTCGGCGCTTCTGAACTCGGCTATCAAGACCGCGAACTTGCTCGGCGACGTCTATGAGCTCGGGCCAGGCGACACGATCACCCTGCGGCTCCCCCATCACTGGCAGGTGCCGGTGTGGCTGTCCGCGATTGACGTCGTGGGCGCGCACGTGATCCTGCTACCGCCCGGGGCACCGGCGCCGCATTGCACAGCGACAGTTGACGCCGACCCCCGGCATGCCGTCGAGAGCTCAGCCCGGCTAGCGGTGGCCGTCTCGACCCATCCGCTCGGCTTGCCCGGCGATGTTCCCGAAGGGGTAATCGATCATGCCCGGGAGATGCTGGGGCAGCCCGACGAACTCGTCACTGAACTTTCCGATGGCCTAAGGCTGACCACGACGGATCAGGGCACGCTCAGCGGCGCCGACATCGTCGAGCTGGCGCGAGGCCCGTGCCGCGACCTGGGCGCGCGCGGGCGCCTGCTGTCGGCGGTGCCGCCATGGACAACGCCGGGTGTTCTGGCAGCCTGGGCCGTACCAATTCTCGCCGAGTCCTGCGTCGTCCTAGCTGACGCAGCGGCGGGGCCGATCGCCGAATCCGAGAGAATCACCCACATCGCGCGGAACCACGGAGGCACTCTGAAGGTCACACAATGGGATCGAACGACCACTGGCTGA